The Equus caballus isolate H_3958 breed thoroughbred chromosome 13, TB-T2T, whole genome shotgun sequence genome includes a window with the following:
- the LAMTOR4 gene encoding ragulator complex protein LAMTOR4 isoform X2, which yields MTSALTQGLERIPDQVGYLVLSEGAVLASSGDLENDEQAASAISELVTTACGFRLHHGMNVPFKRLSGVSPLQWSLENTRCW from the exons ATG ACTTCTGCACTGACCCAGGGGCTGGAGCGAATCCCAGACCAGGTCGGCTACCTGGTGCTGAGTGAAGGCGCAGTGCTGGCG TCATCTGGGGATCTAGAGAACGACGAGCAGGCAGCCAGTGCCATCTCTGAGCTGGTCACCACGGCCTGCGGTTTCCGGCTGCACCATGGCATGAACGTACCCTTCAAGCGCCTGTCTG GTGTGTCTCCCCTCCAGTGGTCTTTGGAGAACACACGCTGCTGGTGA
- the LAMTOR4 gene encoding ragulator complex protein LAMTOR4 isoform X1: protein MTSALTQGLERIPDQVGYLVLSEGAVLASSGDLENDEQAASAISELVTTACGFRLHHGMNVPFKRLSVVFGEHTLLVTVSGQRVFVVKRQNRGREPIDV, encoded by the exons ATG ACTTCTGCACTGACCCAGGGGCTGGAGCGAATCCCAGACCAGGTCGGCTACCTGGTGCTGAGTGAAGGCGCAGTGCTGGCG TCATCTGGGGATCTAGAGAACGACGAGCAGGCAGCCAGTGCCATCTCTGAGCTGGTCACCACGGCCTGCGGTTTCCGGCTGCACCATGGCATGAACGTACCCTTCAAGCGCCTGTCTG TGGTCTTTGGAGAACACACGCTGCTGGTGACCGTGTCAGGACAGAGGGTGTTTGTGGTGAAGAGGCAGAACCGAGGCCGGGAGCCCATTGACGTCTGA
- the LAMTOR4 gene encoding ragulator complex protein LAMTOR4 isoform X3 produces the protein MSSGDLENDEQAASAISELVTTACGFRLHHGMNVPFKRLSVVFGEHTLLVTVSGQRVFVVKRQNRGREPIDV, from the exons ATG TCATCTGGGGATCTAGAGAACGACGAGCAGGCAGCCAGTGCCATCTCTGAGCTGGTCACCACGGCCTGCGGTTTCCGGCTGCACCATGGCATGAACGTACCCTTCAAGCGCCTGTCTG TGGTCTTTGGAGAACACACGCTGCTGGTGACCGTGTCAGGACAGAGGGTGTTTGTGGTGAAGAGGCAGAACCGAGGCCGGGAGCCCATTGACGTCTGA
- the TRAPPC14 gene encoding trafficking protein particle complex subunit 14 isoform X1 has protein sequence MESQCDYSMYFPAVPLPPRAELAGDPGRYRALPRRNHLYLGETVRFLLVLRCRGGAGSGAGGGPGSGARGSWAELATALAALASVSAGGGAPGGGGSGDQDSEPPGGGDPGGGGLFRGCSPLLTHGPGPATSAGATTLPVEEPIVSTDEVIFPLTVSLDRLPPGTPKAKIVVTVWKREVEAPEVRDQGYLRLLQTRSPGETFRGEQSAFKAQVSTLLTLLPPPVLKCRQFTVAGKHLTVLKVLNSSSQEEISIWDIRILPNFNASYLPVMPDGSVLLVDNVCHQSGEVSMGSFCRLPGTSGCFPCPLSALEEHNFLFQLRGGEQPPPGAKEGLEVPLIAVVQWSTPKLPFTQSIYTHYRLPSIRLDRPCFVMTASCESPVRTYERFTVTYTLLNNLQDFLAVRLVWTPEHAQAGKQLCEEERRAMQAALDSVVCHTPLNNLGFSRKGSALTFSVAFQALRTGLFELSQHMKLKLQFTASVSHPPPEARPLSRKSSPSSPAVRDLVDRHQASLGRSQSFSHQQPSRSHLMRSGSVMERRAITPPVASPVGRPLYLPPDKAVLSLDKIAKRECKVLVVEPVK, from the exons ATGGAGTCCCAGTGCGACTACTCGATGTACTTCCCGGCCGTGCCGCTGCCGCCGCGCGCCGAGCTGGCGGGGGACCCTGGCCGGTACCGGGCGCTGCCGCGGCGCAACCATCTCTACCTGGGGGAGACCGTCCGCTTCCTGCTGGTGCTGCGCTGCCGCGGCGGCGCGGGCTCCGGCGCCGGGGGCGGCCCGGGCTCGGGCGCCCGGGGGTCCTGGGCGGAACTGGCGACCGCCCTGGCCGCCCTGGCCTCGGTCAGCGCTGGAGGCGGGGCGCCCGGGGGCGGGGGCTCCGGAGACCAGGATTCCGAACCCCCAGGGGGCGGGGATCCTGGCGGTGGGGGGTTGTTTCGAGGCTGCAGCCCCCTCCTCACCCACGGCCCGGGCCCTGCTACCTCAGCGGGAGCGACCACG CTGCCTGTGGAGGAACCCATTGTGTCCACAGATGAGGTCATCTTCCCACTCACCGTTTCACTGGATAGACTGCCTCCAGGGACACCTAAGGCCAAG ATTGTAGTGACCGTGTGGAAGCGGGAGGTTGAGGCACCAGAGGTCAGAGATCAAGGCTACCTGCGCTTGCTGCAGACCCGATCTCCTGGGGAGACCTTCCGGGGAGAGCAGAGCGCTTTCAAGGCCCAAG TGAGCACCCTGCTGACTCTGCTGCCCCCTCCGGTTCTGAAATGCCGCCAGTTCACTGTGGCTGGAAAACACTTGACTGTGCTCAAGG TGCTGAACAGCTCTTCCCAGGAGGAAATTTCCATCTGGGATATCCGCATTCTCCCAAACTTCAATGCCAGTTATCTACCTGTCATGCCTGATGGCTCTGTGCTGCTGGTGGACAATGTCTG TCACCAATCTGGGGAAGTCTCCATGGGCTCCTTCTGCCGGCTCCCTGGTACCTCTGGCTGCTTCCCCTGCCCACTTAGTGCCCTGGAGGAACACAACTTCCTGTTTCAGCTGAGAGGGGGTGAACAGCCCCCTCCAGGAGCCAAGGAG GGCCTAGAAGTTCCCCTGATTGCTGTGGTTCAGTGGTCCACCCCGAAGCTGCCCTTCACCCAAAGCATCTACACCCACTACCG CCTGCCCAGCATCCGCCTGGACCGCCCGTGCTTTGTGATGACTGCTTCTTGTGAATCCCCCGTTCGGACCTATGAGCGATTCACTgtcacctacacactgctcaacaaTCTCCAAGACTTCCTTGCTGTGAGGCTTGTGTGGACCCCAGAGCACGCACAGGCTG GAAAGCAGCTGTGTGAGGAGGAGCGCAGGGCCATGCAGGCAGCCCTGGACTCGGTTGTCTGCCACACACCCCTCAACAACCTCGGCTTTTCCCGGAAGGGCAGCGCGCTCACCTTCAGTGTGGCCTTCCAGGCTCTAAGGACTGGGCTCTTCGAG CTGAGCCAGCACATGAAACTGAAGCTGCAGTTCACTGCCAGCGTGTCCCACCCTCCACCCGAGGCCCGGCCCCTCTCTCGCAAGAGCAGCCCCAGCAGTCCTGCCGTCCGGGACTTGGTGGACAGGCACCAGGCTAGCCTGGGCCGCTCTCAGTCCTTCTCCCACCAACAGCCCTCCCGTAGCCACCTCATGAG GTCAGGCAGTGTGATGGAGCGCAGGGCCATCACGCCCCCTGTGGCCTCACCTGTCGGCCGCCCCCTCTACCTGCCCCCGGACAAGGCTGTGCTCTCTCTGGACAAGATTGCCAAGCGTGAGTGCAAGGTCCTGGTGGTGGAGCCTGTCAAGTAG
- the TRAPPC14 gene encoding trafficking protein particle complex subunit 14 isoform X2, producing the protein MPDGSVLLVDNVCHQSGEVSMGSFCRLPGTSGCFPCPLSALEEHNFLFQLRGGEQPPPGAKEGLEVPLIAVVQWSTPKLPFTQSIYTHYRLPSIRLDRPCFVMTASCESPVRTYERFTVTYTLLNNLQDFLAVRLVWTPEHAQAGKQLCEEERRAMQAALDSVVCHTPLNNLGFSRKGSALTFSVAFQALRTGLFELSQHMKLKLQFTASVSHPPPEARPLSRKSSPSSPAVRDLVDRHQASLGRSQSFSHQQPSRSHLMRSGSVMERRAITPPVASPVGRPLYLPPDKAVLSLDKIAKRECKVLVVEPVK; encoded by the exons ATGCCTGATGGCTCTGTGCTGCTGGTGGACAATGTCTG TCACCAATCTGGGGAAGTCTCCATGGGCTCCTTCTGCCGGCTCCCTGGTACCTCTGGCTGCTTCCCCTGCCCACTTAGTGCCCTGGAGGAACACAACTTCCTGTTTCAGCTGAGAGGGGGTGAACAGCCCCCTCCAGGAGCCAAGGAG GGCCTAGAAGTTCCCCTGATTGCTGTGGTTCAGTGGTCCACCCCGAAGCTGCCCTTCACCCAAAGCATCTACACCCACTACCG CCTGCCCAGCATCCGCCTGGACCGCCCGTGCTTTGTGATGACTGCTTCTTGTGAATCCCCCGTTCGGACCTATGAGCGATTCACTgtcacctacacactgctcaacaaTCTCCAAGACTTCCTTGCTGTGAGGCTTGTGTGGACCCCAGAGCACGCACAGGCTG GAAAGCAGCTGTGTGAGGAGGAGCGCAGGGCCATGCAGGCAGCCCTGGACTCGGTTGTCTGCCACACACCCCTCAACAACCTCGGCTTTTCCCGGAAGGGCAGCGCGCTCACCTTCAGTGTGGCCTTCCAGGCTCTAAGGACTGGGCTCTTCGAG CTGAGCCAGCACATGAAACTGAAGCTGCAGTTCACTGCCAGCGTGTCCCACCCTCCACCCGAGGCCCGGCCCCTCTCTCGCAAGAGCAGCCCCAGCAGTCCTGCCGTCCGGGACTTGGTGGACAGGCACCAGGCTAGCCTGGGCCGCTCTCAGTCCTTCTCCCACCAACAGCCCTCCCGTAGCCACCTCATGAG GTCAGGCAGTGTGATGGAGCGCAGGGCCATCACGCCCCCTGTGGCCTCACCTGTCGGCCGCCCCCTCTACCTGCCCCCGGACAAGGCTGTGCTCTCTCTGGACAAGATTGCCAAGCGTGAGTGCAAGGTCCTGGTGGTGGAGCCTGTCAAGTAG
- the GAL3ST4 gene encoding galactose-3-O-sulfotransferase 4, translated as MGPLSSTRTMRRWGPRSLGVALGVLMTIGFALQLWGGPFQRRLPGLQLRQPWAPSPGPAVPSCPPRQRLVFLKTHKSGSSSVLSLLHRYGDRHGLRFALPARYQFGYPRLFQASRVKGYRPQGGGTQPPFHILCHHMRFNLKEVLQVMPSDSFFFSIVRDPAALARSAFSYYKSTSSAFRKAPSLAAFLANPRAFYRPGARGDHYARNLLWFDFGLPFPPEMRTKRGNPQPLKDPNPPQLRVLPSGTDLRAHTQDPNALFRPAPTVADGHSQMSSPASLDLGSSSFIQWNLAWLDSVFDLVLVAEYFDESLVLLADALCWGLDDVVGFMHNAQAGGEQGGNAVSSGGLTAEDRQLTARARAWNNLDWALYVHFNHSLWARIKQYGQSRLENAVAELRAHREALAKHCLVGGEALDPKYITDRRFRPFQFGSGKVLGYVLRSGLSLQDQEECERLATPELQYKDKLDAKQFPPTVSLPLKTPRPLSP; from the exons ATGGGCCCTCTGTCTTCTACCAGGACCATGCGCCGCTGGGGGCCTCGGAGCCTGGGGGTGGCTCTGGGAGTCCTCATGACCATCGGATTTGCCCTCCAACTCTGGGGGGGTCCCTTCCAGAGGAG GCTACCTGGGCTGCAGCTCCGAcagccctgggccccatccccggGACCAGCTGTTCCATCCTGCCCACCTCGGCAGCGACTTGTGTTCCTGAAGACGCATAAATCCGGGAGCAGCTCTGTGCTGAGCCTGCTTCATCGCTACGGGGACCGACACGGGCTGCGCTTCGCCCTCCCCGCCCGCTACCAGTTCGGCTACCCAAGGCTTTTCCAGGCCTCTCGAGTCAAAGGCTACCGCCCTCAGGGTGGAGGCACCCAGCCCCCCTTCCACATCCTCTGTCATCACATGAGGTTCAACCTGAAAGAG GTACTTCAGGTCATGCCTTCCGACAGCTTCTTCTTTTCCATTGTCCGAGACCCAGCGGCTCTGGCCCGTTCTGCCTTTTCCTACTATAAATCCACCTCATCAGCCTTCCGCAAAGCGCCATCCCTGGCTGCCTTCCTGGCCAATCCTCGAGCCTTCTACCGGCCTGGGGCCCGCGGGGACCACTATGCGCGCAACTTGCTATGGTTTGACTTTGGCCTCCCCTTTCCCCCAGAGATGAGGACCAAGAGAGGGAATCCTCAACCCCTCAAGGACCCCAACCCCCCACAGCTGCGTGTCCTGCCTTCGGGCACTGACCTTCgagcccacacccaggatcccaatgCTCTTTTCCGTCCTGCTCCCACTGTTGCTGATGGTCACAGCCAGATGTCCAGCCCCGCCTCTTTAGATTTGGGGTCCTCATCCTTCATCCAGTGGAATCTGGCCTGGCTGGACTCTGTCTTTGACTTGGTCTTGGTGGCTGAGTACTTTGATGAGTCATTGGTTCTGCTGGCAGACGCCCTGTGCTGGGGTCTGGATGACGTGGTGGGCTTCATGCACAATGCCCAGGCTGGAGGTGAGCAGGGCGGAAACGCTGTCAGCAGTGGTGGACTGACTGCCGAGGACAGGCAGCTGACGGCTCGGGCCCGAGCCTGGAACAACCTGGACTGGGCTCTCTATGTTCACTTCAACCACAGTCTCTGGGCACGGATAAAACAATACGGCCAGAGCCGGCTGGAGAATGCTGTGGCGGAGCTCCGGGCTCACCGAGAGGCCCTGGCTAAACATTGTCTGGTCGGGGGTGAGGCTTTGGATCCCAAATACATCACTGACCGTCGGTTCCGCCCTTTCCAGTTTGGGTCAGGGAAGGTTTTGGGCTATGTACTTCGGAGTGGACTGAGCCTCCAAGACCAGGAGGAGTGTGAGCGCCTGGCTACCCCTGAGCTACAGTACAAGGACAAGCTAGATGCTAAGCAGTTCCCCCCAACAGTCTCTCTGCCCCTCAAAACTCCAAGGCCACTCTCCCCATAG
- the GPC2 gene encoding glypican-2 — protein sequence MSALRSLLLLLLPLCPGPGAGPGSEAKVTRSCTETRQVLGARGYSLSLLPPALISGEHLRICPQEYTCCSSEIEQRLTWETEATFRGLVEESGSFLVHTLAARHRKFDEAFREMLSSSEHSLALLFHRSYGRLYSQYSALFSGLFSRLRDYYERSSEGLDDALVDFWAQLLERMFPLLHPQYIFSSDYLFCLTRFASSADDSLKPFGDSPRRLRLQITRALVAARAFIQGLETGRNVVSEALKVPMSDGCKRAVMRLTGCPLCRGIPSLLPCRGFCLNVAHGCLTSQGMDPDWGAYLDGLLFLAEKLQGPFSFELAAQSIGVKISEGLMYLQENSVGVSAQVFQECGSPPPAPARARRAPAPREEVGRLWTGAAAEEERPTTAAGTSLPRLVWELRERLGRLRGFWAGLPLTVCGDPRMAADISQEAAPCWTGAGRGRYLSPVVGGSLTEQLDNPELDVESSSPDLQTRRRRLQLRAATTRMRAAALGRDLELEDWDEDGSGSGEGHYADDWMAGAAAVAPPARPPRPPRRDGAGGKGGGVIVRHNQGKSRTGGTSIGFHTQPILILFLSALALLGPR from the exons ATGTCCGCGCTGCGATCTCTTCTGCTACTGCTGCTGCCTCTGTGTCCCGGTCCTGGTGCTGGACCCGGGAGCGAGGCAAAGGTCACCCGGAGTTGCACTGAGACCCGGCAGGTGCTGGGGGCCCGGGGATATAGCTTAAGCCTACTCCCTCCCGCCCTGATCTCAg GTGAGCACCTCCGGATCTGTCCCCAGGAGTACACCTGCTGTTCCAGTGAGATAGAGCAGAGGCTGACGTGGGAGACTGAGGCCACCTTCCGAGGCCTGGTGGAGGAGAGCGGCTCCTTCCTGGTTCACACACTGGCTGCCCGGCACAGAAAATTTGATG AGGCTTTTCGGGAGATGCTCTCATCATCTGAGCACTCCCTGGCCCTGCTCTTCCACCGCTCCTACGGCCGCCTGTATTCCCAGTACAGCGCCTTATTCAGCGGCCTGTTCTCTCGGCTGCGGGATTACTATGAGAGGTCCAGTGAGGGGTTAGATGATGCCTTGGTGGATTTCTGGGCACAGCTCCTGGAGAGAATGTTTCCCCTGCTGCACCCACAGTACATCTTCTCCTCTGACTACCTGTTCTGCCTCACGCGCTTCGCCTCCTCTGCTGATGACTCTCTGAAGCCTTTCGGGGACTCACCCCGCCGCCTCCGCCTGCAG ataACCCGGGCCCTGGTGGCTGCCCGGGCCTTTATCCAGGGCCTGGAGACCGGAAGAAATGTGGTCAGCGAAGCACTTAAG GTGCCGATGTCCGACGGCTGCAAGCGGGCTGTGATGCGTCTGACAGGCTGCCCCCTTTGTCGGGGGATCCCCTCGCTGCTGCCCTGCCGTGGCTTCTGCCTCAATGTGGCCCATGGCTGTCTGACCAGCCAGGGAATGGATCCTGACTGGGGGGCCTATCTGG ATGGTCTCCTCTTCCTGGCTGAGAAGCTCCAGGGCCCCTTTTCCTTTGAGCTGGCAGCCCAGTCTATTGGGGTGAAGATCTCAGAAGGTTTGATGTATCTGCAAGAAAACAGTGTGGGGGTGTCAGCCCAG GTGTTTCAGGAATGCGGGAGCCCACCGCCGGCGCCGGCCCGTGCCCGCCGAGCCCCAGCGCCCCGGGAAGAGGTGGGCCGGCTCTGGACGGGGGCGGCGGCGGAGGAGGAGAGGCCCACGACGGCTGCGGGCACCAGCCTGCCCCGGCTG GTGTGGGAGCTCCGCGAGCGGCTGGGCCGGCTGAGGGGCTTCTGGGCCGGGCTGCCCCTGACGGTGTGCGGGGACCCCCGCATGGCGGCGGACATCTCGCAGGAGGCGGCGCCCTGCTGGACCGGAGCCGGGAGGGGCCG GTACTTGTCGCCCGTGGTCGGGGGCTCCCTGACCGAGCAGCTCGACAACCCAGAGCTGGATGTGGAATCCTCAAGCCCCGACCTCCAGACGCGGAGGCGGCGGCTGCAGCTTCGCGCGGCCACGACCAGGATGAGGGCGGCTGCCCTGGGACGCGACCTGGAACTGGAGGACTGGG ATGAGGACGGCAGTGGCTCTGGAGAGGGACACTATGCAGATGACTGGATGGCCGGGGCAGCAGCTGTGGCCCCCCCAGCCCGGCCTCCTCGCCCTCCTCGAAGGGACGGTGCTGGGGGCAAAGGAGGAGGTGTCATTGTCCGCCACAACCAGGGCAAGAGCAGGACTGGGGGGACGTCCATTGGTTTTCACACCCAACCCAtcctcattctcttcctctcAGCCCTGGCCCTGCTCGGACCTCGATAA